A segment of the Pseudoalteromonas piscicida genome:
GCACTGTATCTGCTGAAGAAAACAATACTATCGTTTTCAAAGTAGCTAAAGATGCAACTAAAGCTGAAGTTAAAGCAGCTGTAGAAAAGCTTTTCGAAGTAGAAGTAACTGGTGTTCGCACTCTAAATGTTAAGGGTAAGACAAAGCGTACTGGTATGCGTTTTGGCCGTCGTAGCGATTGGAAAAAAGCATACGTTACTCTTAAAGAAGGTAGCGAGCTAGACTTTGTCGGCGGCGCCGAGTAATAAGGGGAGTTAGAATTATGGCACTTCAAAAGTGTAAACCAACTTCTGCGGGTCGTCGTCACGTCGTTAAAGTGGTTAACC
Coding sequences within it:
- the rplW gene encoding 50S ribosomal protein L23, giving the protein MIREERLLKVILAPHISEKSTVSAEENNTIVFKVAKDATKAEVKAAVEKLFEVEVTGVRTLNVKGKTKRTGMRFGRRSDWKKAYVTLKEGSELDFVGGAE